Proteins from one Pseudomonas sp. KBS0710 genomic window:
- a CDS encoding lactonase family protein, whose protein sequence is MMMRKFWPLLMAGSVGAMSVQAAPADTYELLVGSYTAGTSEGIYRLQFDSRTGQFSGKPVLAAKAANPSWLTISKDQKHLFVVNENGPGQKDPVGRVSSYSIDPQNHQLSLINQVQSLGNEPTHSSLAADSRYLFVANYSVLEDPGGSLAVLPVDANGKLSAPVQLSGHPASRVNPERQASNHVHSVVSSPDGKYVFVQDLGADKVFAYHYDPKANHELPLTPADPAFVQLPPGSGPRHLLFSADGKHAWLTTEMSAQVAVYDYKDGKLSQTQLVDFAAGQPVSDKAGAAVHASSDGKFLYVSNRGTANQMLVFSIDPATAHLKELQRRSVEGDHPREFSLDPSGKFLLIANQKSNEIVVVERDPKTGLLGKTVQKLPIDAPSDLKFLVRQ, encoded by the coding sequence ATGATGATGCGTAAATTCTGGCCCCTGCTGATGGCGGGCAGTGTCGGTGCGATGTCGGTGCAAGCCGCCCCGGCCGACACCTATGAACTGCTGGTGGGCAGCTACACCGCCGGCACCAGCGAAGGTATTTACCGCCTGCAGTTTGACAGCCGTACCGGCCAGTTCAGCGGTAAGCCGGTGCTGGCGGCCAAGGCGGCCAACCCCTCGTGGCTGACGATATCCAAAGACCAGAAGCACCTGTTTGTGGTCAACGAAAACGGCCCAGGGCAAAAAGACCCGGTCGGCCGTGTCAGCAGCTACAGCATTGACCCGCAGAATCATCAGCTCAGCCTGATCAACCAAGTGCAGAGCCTGGGCAACGAACCGACCCATTCCAGCCTGGCCGCTGACAGCCGTTACCTGTTCGTCGCCAACTATTCGGTACTGGAAGATCCGGGCGGCAGCCTGGCGGTGCTGCCGGTGGACGCCAACGGCAAGCTGTCGGCGCCGGTGCAGTTGAGCGGGCACCCGGCCAGCCGCGTGAACCCGGAGCGTCAGGCCTCCAACCACGTCCACTCGGTAGTGTCGTCACCGGACGGCAAGTATGTGTTTGTGCAGGACCTGGGCGCCGACAAGGTGTTTGCCTACCACTACGATCCCAAGGCCAACCATGAACTGCCCTTGACCCCGGCCGATCCCGCCTTTGTGCAACTGCCACCGGGCAGCGGCCCGCGCCACCTGTTGTTCAGCGCTGACGGCAAGCATGCATGGTTGACCACCGAGATGAGTGCCCAGGTCGCGGTCTACGATTACAAGGACGGCAAGCTCAGCCAGACCCAACTGGTGGACTTTGCTGCGGGCCAACCGGTTTCGGACAAGGCCGGCGCCGCCGTACACGCCTCCAGCGACGGTAAATTCCTGTATGTGAGCAACCGCGGCACCGCCAACCAGATGCTGGTATTCAGCATTGACCCGGCCACCGCGCACCTCAAGGAACTGCAACGCCGTTCCGTGGAAGGCGACCACCCGCGCGAATTCAGCCTGGACCCGAGCGGCAAGTTTTTGCTGATCGCCAACCAGAAAAGCAATGAAATCGTGGTGGTTGAACGCGACCCCAAGACCGGCCTGCTGGGTAAAACCGTGCAGAAATTGCCGATCGATGCCCCCAGCGACCTCAAGTTCCTGGTGCGTCAATAA
- a CDS encoding glutathione S-transferase, translating to MSEALLYSFRRCPYAMRARLALRYSGVPVHIVEVSLKAKPAEMLALSPKGTVPVLCVNGRVIEESLEIMQWALAQHDPDDWLLQGDPRVQALIAENDQVFKHHLNRYKYAERYPEQPMEHYRAEGEVFLHTLEGLLAGNDYLLAEHLSLADAALAPFVRQFAHVDREWFAQTPYKRLQHWLQRFLESPLFVAVMAKP from the coding sequence GTGAGCGAGGCGTTGCTGTATTCGTTTCGGCGCTGCCCGTATGCCATGCGGGCGCGCCTGGCCTTGCGCTATTCGGGCGTGCCCGTGCACATCGTCGAGGTGAGCCTCAAGGCCAAGCCGGCCGAGATGCTCGCGCTGTCGCCCAAAGGCACGGTGCCGGTGCTGTGTGTGAACGGCCGGGTGATCGAGGAAAGCCTGGAGATCATGCAATGGGCACTGGCGCAGCACGACCCTGATGATTGGTTGCTACAGGGCGACCCGAGGGTTCAGGCACTGATTGCCGAGAATGATCAGGTGTTCAAGCATCATTTGAATCGATACAAGTACGCCGAGCGCTACCCGGAGCAGCCGATGGAACATTATCGGGCTGAGGGCGAGGTGTTTTTGCACACGCTGGAAGGTTTGCTGGCGGGAAATGACTACTTGCTGGCCGAGCATTTGAGCCTGGCCGATGCGGCACTGGCGCCGTTTGTGCGCCAGTTTGCGCATGTGGATCGCGAGTGGTTTGCGCAGACGCCGTACAAGCGGTTGCAGCATTGGTTGCAGCGCTTTCTGGAATCACCGCTGTTTGTGGCGGTGATGGCAAAACCCTGA
- a CDS encoding AAA family ATPase, with protein sequence MKILAIRLKNLASLAGPFEIDFTAEPLASAGLFAITGPTGAGKSTLLDALCLALFGAVPRLDDTGQAKMPDADSDISIGDPRTLIRRGTGGGFAEVDFVGVNGRRYRARWEANRARDKASGKLQNSRQSLIDLDSDQLLASQKTEYKTQLELALGLNFEQFTRAVLLAQSEFSAFLKANDNERSELLEKLTDTALYTQLGRRAFDKAKEARDAHKQLQDQATGLVPLAPEARAELDQQLAQEQQQLKTQQAQLKLLELQHTWLKELREWQERQLSATEQLQQAQQQWEGQGQQRQDLSRLEQLAPQRHQFARLAELDTLLTPLAAQIQQHLEQQTALHIRQEQSQQQQAAAQVALADALKHQADAVPLLRQAVEQQSTLTHLSKDLAKRSDDQQQQDTACAEGQSLLNGLLEKQAQVAGRLQRLAAELERSAALAPLSDAWTAYRDRLQQLMLIGNRLNKGQAELPQLEQTAATAAEKFTQQREALDLLYQEAGAEPHAVAEQVQLLASLLQDNRKQQRAFEDLTRLWDSQQQLDLQSAALTQKLADAQQQREQLNQTGLQTKAELTVAEQTLSVTKQLLERQRLARSASVEELREQLQDDQPCPVCGSHEHPYHQPEALLQSLGRHDENEEAAAQKAVDTLKEKLTELRGEVGGLIAQQKEFLQQQELLATQQQGLAPSLHAHPLAASLFNQDAAKRSAWLAQQLNQLTQSIAQDEQRQGALLNLQNNAGRLQQQLQAAQDASQQARQLLVDQQRELANDRERLDEELHAFAGLLPADTLDGLRREPAATFMQLDQHVSQRLEQLGHQRDELAEQHERQQAIEKEQTHQQHRQQQLAALQQQVTELATQQQAAQEKLTALLGEHTSAEHWQHQLDQAVAHARQRESDANQQLQAIRDALIQLAADLKAQQERQQALTAEQQTLDARLSEWRALHPQLDNDGLTRLLAFDDSQVSALRQQLQHSEKAVEQAKVLLQEREQRLAEHQALHNGNLDAEQLDSSLAALNQQLAEGDSRCAELRARQSEDQRRQDANHVLGEHIAKAYEEWQRWARLNALIGSATGDTFRKIAQAYNLDLLVHHANVQLRQLVRRYRLKRGGSMLGLLVMDTEMGDELRSVHSLSGGETFLVSLALALGLASMASSTLKIESLFIDEGFGSLDPESLQLAMDALDGLQAQGRKVAVISHVQEMHERIPVQIQVKRQGNGLSTLEVK encoded by the coding sequence ATGAAGATCCTCGCCATCCGCCTGAAAAACCTCGCCTCCCTGGCGGGCCCGTTTGAAATCGACTTTACCGCCGAGCCCCTGGCCAGCGCCGGGCTGTTTGCGATTACCGGCCCAACCGGCGCGGGTAAAAGTACCCTGCTCGATGCCTTGTGCCTGGCCTTGTTTGGCGCGGTGCCGCGTCTGGACGATACCGGCCAGGCGAAGATGCCGGATGCCGACAGCGATATCTCCATCGGTGACCCGCGCACCTTGATCCGCCGTGGCACCGGTGGCGGTTTTGCCGAAGTGGATTTCGTCGGCGTCAACGGCCGTCGCTACCGGGCGCGTTGGGAAGCCAACCGTGCCCGCGACAAGGCCAGCGGCAAGTTGCAGAACAGCCGGCAAAGCCTGATCGACCTGGACAGCGACCAACTGCTGGCCAGCCAGAAAACCGAATACAAAACCCAGTTGGAACTGGCCCTGGGCTTGAACTTCGAGCAATTCACCCGCGCCGTATTGCTGGCGCAAAGTGAGTTCAGCGCGTTCCTCAAGGCCAATGACAATGAGCGCAGCGAACTGCTGGAAAAGCTCACCGACACCGCGCTGTACACCCAGCTCGGCCGCCGCGCCTTCGACAAGGCCAAGGAGGCCCGGGACGCGCATAAACAGCTGCAAGACCAGGCCACCGGTCTGGTGCCGCTGGCGCCCGAGGCCCGCGCCGAACTTGACCAGCAATTGGCCCAGGAGCAGCAGCAACTCAAGACCCAGCAGGCCCAACTCAAGCTGCTGGAGCTGCAACACACCTGGCTCAAGGAACTGCGCGAATGGCAAGAGCGCCAGCTCAGCGCCACCGAACAGTTGCAGCAAGCCCAGCAACAGTGGGAAGGCCAAGGCCAGCAACGCCAGGACCTGAGCCGCCTGGAGCAGTTAGCCCCGCAACGCCATCAGTTCGCACGCCTGGCTGAACTCGACACCTTGCTTACGCCACTCGCGGCTCAGATCCAACAGCACCTTGAGCAACAAACCGCGTTGCATATACGTCAGGAGCAATCGCAACAGCAGCAGGCCGCCGCCCAAGTGGCACTGGCTGACGCCTTGAAACACCAGGCCGACGCCGTGCCTTTACTGCGCCAGGCAGTTGAACAACAGAGCACCCTCACCCACCTGAGCAAAGACCTGGCCAAACGCAGCGACGACCAACAACAGCAGGACACCGCCTGCGCCGAAGGGCAGTCGTTGCTCAATGGGTTGCTGGAGAAACAGGCCCAAGTGGCCGGGCGCCTGCAACGCCTGGCCGCCGAACTTGAGCGCAGCGCCGCGCTTGCACCGCTGAGCGACGCCTGGACCGCCTACCGCGATCGCCTGCAACAACTGATGCTGATCGGTAACCGCCTGAACAAGGGCCAGGCCGAACTGCCGCAGCTTGAACAAACAGCCGCCACCGCTGCCGAAAAATTCACCCAGCAACGCGAAGCCTTGGACCTGCTGTATCAGGAAGCCGGTGCCGAACCGCACGCCGTGGCCGAGCAGGTCCAACTGCTCGCCAGCCTCTTGCAAGACAACCGCAAGCAGCAACGCGCCTTCGAAGACCTCACACGTTTGTGGGACAGCCAACAACAGCTGGATCTACAGAGTGCCGCGCTGACGCAAAAACTCGCAGACGCGCAGCAGCAACGTGAACAACTGAACCAGACCGGCCTGCAAACCAAGGCCGAACTCACGGTGGCCGAGCAAACCCTGTCGGTCACCAAACAACTGCTGGAACGCCAGCGTTTGGCGCGCAGTGCCAGTGTTGAGGAGTTGCGCGAGCAGTTGCAGGACGACCAACCGTGCCCGGTGTGCGGCAGCCATGAGCATCCGTATCACCAGCCCGAAGCCTTGCTGCAAAGCCTTGGCCGCCATGACGAAAACGAAGAAGCCGCAGCGCAGAAAGCCGTTGATACGCTGAAAGAAAAACTCACCGAGCTGCGTGGCGAAGTGGGCGGCTTGATCGCCCAGCAGAAGGAGTTCCTGCAACAGCAGGAACTATTGGCGACGCAACAACAGGGCCTTGCCCCCAGTTTGCACGCGCATCCATTGGCCGCCTCGCTGTTTAATCAGGACGCCGCCAAGCGCAGCGCGTGGCTGGCCCAACAGCTTAATCAGTTGACGCAAAGCATCGCCCAGGATGAGCAACGCCAAGGCGCCTTGCTCAACTTGCAAAACAATGCCGGGCGTTTGCAGCAACAACTGCAAGCCGCCCAGGATGCCAGCCAGCAAGCCCGCCAGTTGCTGGTGGACCAGCAGCGCGAACTGGCCAACGACCGTGAGCGCCTGGACGAAGAACTGCACGCCTTCGCCGGCCTGCTGCCTGCCGACACCCTCGACGGTTTGCGCCGTGAACCGGCAGCGACCTTTATGCAACTGGACCAGCACGTCAGCCAGCGCCTGGAACAGTTGGGCCATCAGCGTGATGAGTTGGCTGAACAGCACGAACGTCAGCAGGCCATCGAAAAAGAGCAGACCCACCAACAGCATCGCCAGCAGCAGTTGGCGGCCTTGCAACAGCAAGTCACCGAACTGGCCACACAGCAACAGGCAGCCCAGGAAAAACTCACCGCCTTGCTCGGCGAGCACACCAGTGCCGAACACTGGCAGCACCAGTTGGATCAGGCCGTGGCGCACGCACGCCAACGCGAGAGCGACGCCAACCAACAACTGCAAGCAATTCGTGATGCTTTGATCCAACTGGCCGCCGACCTCAAGGCCCAGCAGGAACGCCAACAGGCGCTGACCGCCGAGCAGCAGACCCTCGACGCGCGCCTGAGTGAATGGCGCGCGCTGCACCCGCAACTGGATAACGATGGGCTTACACGTTTGCTGGCCTTTGATGACAGCCAGGTCAGCGCCTTGCGCCAGCAGTTGCAACACAGCGAAAAAGCCGTCGAGCAAGCCAAGGTGTTGCTGCAAGAGCGCGAACAACGCCTGGCCGAACACCAGGCCTTGCACAATGGCAACCTCGACGCCGAACAGCTGGACAGCAGTCTCGCCGCGCTTAATCAGCAACTGGCCGAGGGCGACAGCCGTTGCGCCGAATTGCGTGCGCGCCAGTCTGAAGACCAACGTCGCCAGGACGCCAACCATGTACTGGGCGAGCATATCGCCAAGGCCTATGAAGAGTGGCAGCGCTGGGCAAGGCTGAATGCGCTGATCGGCTCGGCCACCGGCGACACGTTCCGCAAGATCGCCCAGGCCTACAACCTCGACTTGCTGGTCCACCACGCCAACGTGCAGTTGCGCCAACTGGTGCGCCGTTATCGCCTCAAGCGCGGCGGCAGCATGTTGGGGCTGTTGGTGATGGATACGGAAATGGGCGACGAATTGCGCTCAGTGCATTCGCTGTCGGGTGGCGAGACGTTCCTGGTGTCGCTGGCGCTGGCATTGGGGCTGGCGTCGATGGCGTCCAGCACCTTGAAGATCGAGTCGCTGTTTATCGACGAAGGTTTTGGCAGCCTCGACCCCGAATCGCTGCAATTGGCAATGGACGCGCTGGACGGCCTGCAGGCCCAGGGCCGCAAGGTGGCGGTGATCTCCCACGTGCAGGAAATGCATGAGCGTATCCCGGTGCAGATCCAGGTCAAGCGCCAAGGCAATGGCTTGAGTACCCTGGAGGTCAAGTGA
- a CDS encoding exonuclease SbcCD subunit D C-terminal domain-containing protein, with translation MRLFHTSDWHLGQNLHGQERDYEHACFLEWLLGQLKAEQPDALLIAGDIFDTVNPPLKAQERLYDFIISAHEQNPKLTIVMIAGNHDSGSRIELPAPLMRRLRTHALGRVLWLDDGQLDAERLLIPLPDAKGKIAAWCLALPFLRPAEVTGAHLGDDYLRGIGQVHEWLIAAANAKRKKGQALIAISHAHMAGGSVSEDSERSLIIGNAEALPAKLFDASVSYVALGHLHKPQQVNGEERIRYSGSPIPLSFSEIGYKHQILDVTFQGQRLVGVEPRLIPRSVNLQRLDAAPLADILAQLAELPDIDLLAETQRHPWLEVRVRLDEPQPDLRQQIETALQGKAVRLVRIAAEYAGKRGSDETDDERLVELDQLTPQELFSRAWQDNYGSEVDEQTLKDFAVLLQEVQQEGEQP, from the coding sequence TTGCGTCTGTTCCACACCTCCGACTGGCACCTTGGCCAAAATCTGCACGGCCAGGAACGCGATTACGAACACGCGTGTTTTCTCGAGTGGCTGCTGGGCCAACTAAAAGCCGAGCAACCGGATGCGCTGCTGATCGCTGGCGACATTTTCGACACGGTCAACCCGCCGCTCAAGGCCCAGGAGCGGCTGTACGACTTCATCATCAGCGCCCACGAACAAAACCCCAAACTCACCATTGTGATGATCGCCGGCAACCACGACTCCGGTTCGCGGATCGAGCTTCCCGCGCCGTTGATGCGTCGCCTGCGCACCCATGCGTTGGGCCGGGTGCTGTGGCTGGATGACGGCCAATTAGATGCCGAGCGCCTGCTGATCCCGCTGCCCGACGCCAAAGGCAAGATCGCTGCCTGGTGCCTGGCGCTGCCGTTTTTGCGCCCGGCGGAAGTGACCGGCGCGCACTTGGGCGATGATTATTTGCGCGGTATCGGCCAGGTGCATGAATGGCTGATCGCGGCTGCCAATGCCAAACGCAAAAAAGGCCAGGCGCTGATTGCCATCAGCCATGCGCATATGGCCGGCGGTTCGGTGTCGGAAGACTCCGAACGCAGCCTGATTATCGGCAATGCCGAAGCACTGCCCGCCAAACTGTTCGATGCCAGTGTGAGTTATGTGGCGCTGGGCCATTTGCACAAGCCGCAGCAGGTCAATGGCGAGGAGCGCATTCGCTATAGCGGCTCGCCCATTCCGCTGTCGTTTTCCGAAATTGGCTACAAGCACCAGATACTCGATGTGACCTTCCAGGGCCAACGGCTGGTGGGTGTCGAGCCGCGCCTGATCCCGCGCTCGGTCAACCTGCAACGCCTGGACGCCGCGCCACTGGCGGATATCCTCGCGCAGTTGGCGGAGTTGCCCGACATCGACCTGCTCGCCGAAACCCAGCGCCACCCTTGGCTGGAAGTGCGCGTGCGCCTCGACGAGCCGCAACCGGACCTGCGCCAGCAAATCGAGACCGCCCTGCAAGGCAAGGCCGTGCGCCTGGTGCGCATCGCCGCCGAATACGCGGGCAAACGCGGCAGCGACGAGACGGACGACGAGCGCCTGGTCGAACTCGACCAGCTCACCCCCCAGGAGCTGTTCAGCCGCGCCTGGCAGGACAACTACGGCAGTGAGGTGGATGAACAGACCTTGAAGGATTTCGCCGTGCTGCTCCAGGAAGTGCAACAGGAGGGCGAACAGCCATGA
- a CDS encoding DUF6124 family protein gives MTKIVPDPPRFTLDREIFERALSHYLQPAPPPSFTVHHDLSFEDALAQICDLLRCAAATAAGTREALTGDQRHMAGATEHLINQAKTLADRALECMNAA, from the coding sequence ATGACCAAAATCGTCCCAGACCCACCTCGCTTCACCCTCGACCGCGAAATCTTTGAGCGCGCCCTGAGCCACTACCTGCAACCCGCCCCACCGCCGTCCTTCACCGTGCATCACGACCTCAGCTTCGAAGACGCCCTCGCCCAAATCTGCGACCTGTTGCGCTGTGCAGCCGCCACCGCAGCGGGCACCCGCGAGGCGCTCACAGGCGATCAACGCCACATGGCCGGCGCCACCGAGCACTTGATCAACCAGGCCAAAACCCTTGCCGACCGCGCACTGGAGTGCATGAACGCCGCGTAA
- a CDS encoding BatD family protein: MSRRTTLLLLLALWAGHAQAANLVASVDRSRVNSGETVELTVESSDVTQFGKPDLSPLDAQFEVSGTRQINQLTTLGGDNHATTRWIITLLPKENGTVVIPPLQVGELKTQPISLQVLETASQNTSAELAPVFIEANLDQRSVYVQAQALLTVRVYHSVSLYDDSSLTPLQIPDARIEQLGESRTYEKVINSIRHGVIETRYAIYPQHSGALVIPAQTFSATLVESRPPQENTLQGTKPGKLIHVSSAEIALTVKPKPEFYPADAAWLPARSLTLSEAWNPEPDHVQVGDSLTRSLTVKAEGLSSAQLPALPTSDINGLRRYPDQPVLANQNSDRGLIGSREDREALVPTRAGSVEMPAVEVVWWNTHEDHLERTSLPARTLQVATNPSLVVDTPATPTVITAPDDDRLWLWQLSTLLLACTTLLGFGLWWRARRQPAVQRAVQTGPSPRSLLDDLKRATQANDPQATRQALDAWARQQPETLADMAARFVPLSDALDGLNGALYSESGQYWLGEDLWRAVKAIPMVEREQDTATDSTSLPPLYPK; encoded by the coding sequence ATGAGCCGCCGCACCACCCTTCTGCTCCTGCTTGCTCTCTGGGCAGGCCACGCCCAGGCGGCTAACCTGGTGGCGAGTGTCGACCGCAGCCGCGTCAATTCCGGGGAAACGGTGGAGTTGACGGTGGAGTCCAGCGACGTCACCCAGTTCGGCAAACCCGACTTGTCACCGCTGGATGCGCAGTTTGAAGTCAGCGGCACGCGCCAGATCAATCAGCTCACCACCTTGGGCGGCGATAACCACGCCACCACCCGCTGGATCATCACGTTGCTGCCCAAGGAAAACGGCACCGTGGTAATTCCGCCGCTGCAAGTGGGCGAGCTCAAGACCCAGCCGATCAGCCTGCAAGTGCTGGAGACCGCCAGCCAGAACACCAGCGCCGAACTGGCGCCGGTGTTTATCGAAGCCAACCTCGACCAGCGCAGTGTGTACGTGCAGGCCCAGGCGCTGTTGACCGTGCGCGTGTACCACTCGGTGTCGCTGTACGACGACAGCAGCCTCACGCCGTTGCAAATCCCCGATGCGCGCATCGAGCAATTGGGCGAGTCGCGCACCTACGAAAAGGTCATCAACAGCATTCGACACGGCGTGATCGAAACCCGTTATGCGATCTACCCGCAGCACAGCGGCGCTCTGGTGATACCGGCGCAGACCTTCAGCGCCACCTTGGTGGAATCGCGTCCGCCACAAGAGAACACGCTGCAAGGCACCAAACCGGGCAAGTTGATTCACGTAAGCTCGGCCGAGATCGCACTTACCGTCAAACCCAAGCCGGAATTCTACCCCGCCGACGCCGCCTGGCTGCCTGCGCGCAGCCTGACCCTGAGCGAAGCCTGGAACCCCGAGCCTGACCATGTACAGGTCGGCGACTCCCTGACCCGCAGCCTCACGGTCAAGGCCGAAGGCCTGTCCAGCGCCCAATTGCCGGCACTGCCCACCAGCGACATCAACGGCCTGCGCCGTTACCCGGACCAACCGGTGCTCGCCAACCAGAACAGCGACCGTGGCCTGATCGGCAGCCGTGAAGACCGCGAAGCCCTGGTGCCCACCCGCGCCGGCAGCGTGGAAATGCCCGCCGTGGAAGTGGTGTGGTGGAACACCCACGAAGATCACCTGGAACGCACCAGCTTGCCGGCGCGCACGCTGCAAGTGGCGACCAACCCAAGCCTGGTGGTGGACACGCCCGCCACGCCAACGGTGATTACCGCACCGGACGATGACCGCCTGTGGCTGTGGCAACTGAGCACCTTGCTACTGGCCTGCACCACGCTATTGGGTTTCGGCTTGTGGTGGCGTGCCCGTCGCCAACCCGCCGTGCAACGCGCCGTACAAACCGGCCCGAGCCCGCGCTCGCTGTTGGACGACCTCAAGCGCGCCACCCAGGCCAACGACCCGCAAGCCACGCGCCAGGCACTGGATGCCTGGGCGCGGCAACAGCCCGAAACCCTGGCGGATATGGCGGCGCGGTTTGTGCCGTTGTCGGATGCCTTGGACGGGTTGAACGGCGCGCTGTACAGCGAAAGCGGCCAGTATTGGCTGGGTGAAGACCTGTGGCGTGCAGTCAAGGCCATCCCGATGGTCGAGCGCGAGCAAGATACGGCGACGGATAGCACCAGCTTGCCGCCGTTGTATCCCAAATAA
- a CDS encoding tetratricopeptide repeat protein, with product MIDLWPHWFRPWWLLLLPLLGWLLWQLWHRQKRAGRWQMILPPAFHAVLLSGGNGRESKSPWVVLGIAWLLAVLALLGPSWQRVEQNSQKPADPVVVLLELTPEMLATDSPPNRLEQARRKLYDLLQARDNAPTAIVVYAGSAHTLVPLSDDLATSHNLLEALRPSIMPEPGHRADLAVEKALSLLKQAGLGQGRLLLVGSSLSKQERQGIRLQLQSAQAPSLSILGIGSREGTPVTQESGEFLKDDQGAILVPRLDSPTLKAFASEMGGRYRAARLDDKDLRQLNLLDGPQQLRNDGQLLHLDTWADQGYWLLLPLLLLAACAGRRGWLFCLPLLLLGAPQPSYAFELQDLWLRPDQQGQYLLKKKRPSEAAEHFEDPQWQGVALYEAGNYAEAIKRFAQGNDAYSHYNRGNALAKSGELEAAIDAYEQALEAQPDLQPALKNKALVEALIQEKAQPEPAKPVKNEDDETTQPGQTAQPGSSGQSATGGEQSPQGQGQASAGDNQAGATPKAGGNDVPGSELGDEHTTTPPLRPADASIDGEHRQALEQWLQQIPDNPGELLRRKFWYEQQQHQDKTQ from the coding sequence ATGATCGACCTGTGGCCACACTGGTTCCGCCCTTGGTGGCTGTTGCTGCTGCCGTTGCTCGGCTGGCTGCTGTGGCAGCTGTGGCACCGGCAAAAGCGCGCCGGGCGCTGGCAGATGATTTTGCCGCCAGCGTTTCATGCGGTGCTGCTCAGTGGCGGCAATGGCCGCGAAAGCAAATCGCCGTGGGTGGTGCTGGGCATCGCCTGGCTGCTGGCCGTGCTGGCATTGCTGGGTCCCAGTTGGCAAAGGGTTGAACAGAACAGCCAGAAACCGGCCGACCCGGTGGTGGTGCTGTTGGAACTCACCCCGGAAATGCTTGCCACCGACAGCCCGCCCAACCGCCTGGAACAGGCGCGGCGCAAGCTCTACGACTTACTGCAAGCGCGCGACAACGCGCCAACCGCCATCGTCGTGTATGCCGGCAGCGCCCATACGCTGGTGCCGCTGTCGGACGACCTGGCCACCAGCCACAACCTGCTCGAAGCGCTGCGCCCCTCGATCATGCCCGAGCCCGGCCATCGCGCCGACCTGGCGGTAGAAAAAGCCCTGAGCTTGCTCAAGCAGGCCGGCCTCGGCCAGGGGCGCCTGTTGCTGGTGGGCTCGTCGCTGTCCAAACAGGAGCGCCAAGGCATCCGCCTGCAGTTGCAGAGCGCCCAGGCCCCGAGCCTGTCGATCCTCGGTATCGGCAGCCGCGAAGGCACGCCGGTGACCCAGGAAAGTGGCGAGTTCCTCAAAGATGACCAGGGCGCCATCCTGGTGCCACGCCTCGACAGCCCGACGCTCAAGGCCTTCGCCAGTGAAATGGGCGGCCGTTACCGCGCCGCACGCCTGGACGACAAAGACCTGCGCCAGCTCAACCTGCTCGACGGCCCGCAACAACTGCGCAATGACGGTCAGTTGCTGCACCTCGATACCTGGGCCGACCAGGGTTATTGGTTGTTGCTGCCACTGCTGCTGCTCGCCGCTTGTGCGGGCCGCCGTGGCTGGCTGTTTTGCCTGCCGTTGCTGCTGTTGGGCGCACCGCAGCCCAGCTATGCCTTTGAACTTCAGGACCTGTGGCTGCGTCCCGACCAGCAAGGCCAATACCTGCTGAAGAAAAAACGCCCGAGCGAGGCCGCCGAACATTTCGAAGACCCGCAATGGCAAGGCGTTGCCCTGTATGAGGCGGGCAACTATGCCGAGGCGATCAAGCGTTTTGCCCAGGGCAATGACGCCTATTCCCACTACAATCGCGGCAATGCCCTGGCCAAATCCGGCGAACTGGAAGCCGCCATCGACGCTTATGAACAAGCGCTCGAAGCCCAGCCCGACCTGCAACCGGCGCTGAAAAACAAAGCGCTGGTAGAGGCCCTGATCCAGGAAAAAGCCCAGCCGGAACCGGCCAAGCCTGTCAAAAATGAGGATGACGAAACCACCCAACCCGGCCAAACTGCGCAACCGGGCAGCAGCGGCCAAAGTGCCACAGGCGGCGAGCAATCGCCCCAGGGCCAAGGCCAGGCCAGTGCCGGCGATAACCAAGCGGGCGCTACCCCCAAAGCCGGCGGCAACGACGTACCGGGCAGCGAGCTGGGGGACGAGCACACCACCACCCCGCCCCTGCGCCCCGCCGATGCGAGCATTGATGGTGAGCATCGCCAGGCGCTGGAGCAATGGCTGCAACAGATCCCGGACAACCCCGGCGAGTTGCTGCGGCGTAAATTCTGGTACGAACAGCAACAACATCAGGACAAGACTCAATGA